In a single window of the Streptomyces cinnabarinus genome:
- a CDS encoding PQQ-binding-like beta-propeller repeat protein — protein sequence MNRIRTTVALGLVLSAGMVTGCSAGAESDAKASGGEAGKGTQSSPAAPKGPAYKGKPVPGLAAQPAWSLAADEAGNCAGKASEKDSTQLDICTVGDAVIVTGYSDGQSGTRTFTARLLDAKSGTLRKKFDFALPADSGDSSSPTVALAQVGTWRDGSPALLIRNRLDTPADGLKKASTKTVLTMYAPSGEKLGSSTFDDDTHMSTPVKNGYLVEAGMADGAVFTPIGDGQPLTTEASHIDLDGAVGSGLGYTSQQDISFQPHAEWLTATDVRTGKDVWNTKDLTPPAAIAQQVTEDKATSARLMPFEGDTALLEWSSYGDTEAVMTLIDVKTGKRLTEGPTIDTNGTTDDDALAITPDGKTTVVQYGEGAVAWNTQTGKELWRQAADEVTITPNALPGNGILYAYLDGTAAALDARDKKLLLSGIEQMPQFTTNGYATIRTPDGLFSFAMQPI from the coding sequence TTGAATCGCATACGTACGACGGTGGCACTCGGTCTGGTGCTGTCCGCAGGCATGGTGACCGGGTGCTCCGCGGGGGCGGAATCCGATGCCAAGGCTTCCGGCGGGGAGGCGGGGAAGGGCACGCAGTCCTCTCCCGCGGCGCCGAAGGGCCCGGCCTACAAGGGCAAGCCGGTGCCCGGGCTGGCCGCGCAGCCGGCCTGGAGCCTGGCGGCCGACGAGGCGGGCAACTGCGCGGGCAAGGCTTCTGAGAAGGACTCGACGCAGCTCGACATCTGCACGGTCGGGGACGCCGTCATCGTCACCGGCTACAGCGACGGGCAGTCGGGCACGCGCACCTTCACCGCCCGGCTCCTCGACGCCAAGAGCGGCACACTGCGCAAGAAGTTCGACTTCGCCCTCCCCGCGGACAGCGGCGACTCCTCCTCCCCGACGGTGGCGCTCGCGCAGGTCGGAACGTGGCGGGACGGCTCGCCCGCCCTGCTGATCCGCAACCGCCTCGACACCCCGGCGGACGGCCTGAAGAAAGCCTCGACTAAGACCGTGCTGACCATGTACGCACCCTCCGGCGAGAAACTGGGCAGCTCCACCTTCGACGACGACACCCACATGTCCACCCCGGTCAAAAACGGCTACCTCGTGGAAGCCGGCATGGCCGACGGCGCCGTGTTCACCCCGATCGGCGACGGGCAGCCACTGACCACCGAGGCCTCGCACATCGACCTGGACGGTGCGGTCGGCTCCGGCCTCGGCTACACCTCACAGCAGGACATCTCCTTCCAGCCCCACGCCGAGTGGCTGACCGCCACCGACGTCCGCACCGGCAAGGACGTGTGGAACACCAAGGACCTCACACCGCCGGCCGCCATCGCCCAGCAGGTCACCGAGGACAAAGCGACCAGTGCGCGGCTGATGCCCTTCGAAGGCGACACAGCCCTCCTCGAATGGTCCTCCTACGGCGATACCGAAGCGGTCATGACGCTGATCGACGTCAAGACGGGCAAACGGCTCACCGAAGGCCCCACCATCGACACCAACGGCACCACCGACGACGACGCCCTCGCCATCACCCCGGACGGCAAAACCACCGTCGTGCAGTACGGCGAAGGCGCCGTCGCCTGGAACACCCAGACCGGCAAAGAACTGTGGCGCCAGGCCGCCGACGAAGTGACCATCACGCCCAACGCCCTCCCCGGCAACGGCATCCTCTACGCCTACCTCGACGGCACAGCAGCCGCACTCGACGCACGCGACAAGAAGCTCCTGCTCTCCGGGATCGAGCAGATGCCGCAGTTCACCACCAACGGCTACGCCACCATCCGCACCCCCGACGGCCTCTTCAGCTTCGCCATGCAGCCCATCTGA
- a CDS encoding DNA polymerase thumb domain-containing protein — MKAGEPHYGARALAPFGLQSAAGCAGNRMLAAMACALTPPGRRTVIEGSPEAITAFLRPRPVSELPGVGAKTAATPAEYGLDTVGDVADVPQFTLQRLLGARAGRTLHEHAHGRDTTGVDPTPAPASLSTEHRFALDDPDPAAHRRVLLALADDLGVRLATAERTNLKPRHPLLTS, encoded by the coding sequence GTGAAAGCCGGGGAGCCGCACTACGGGGCGCGTGCGCTCGCCCCCTTCGGCCTGCAGAGTGCCGCGGGCTGTGCGGGCAACAGGATGCTCGCCGCCATGGCCTGCGCTCTCACCCCACCAGGCCGGCGCACTGTCATCGAAGGCTCCCCCGAGGCAATCACCGCGTTCCTGCGGCCCCGGCCGGTCAGCGAACTGCCCGGCGTGGGCGCGAAGACGGCCGCGACGCCCGCCGAGTACGGCCTGGACACCGTCGGTGACGTCGCCGATGTCCCCCAGTTCACGCTGCAGCGCCTCCTCGGCGCACGCGCTGGCCGCACCCTCCACGAACACGCCCACGGCCGCGACACCACCGGCGTCGACCCCACCCCTGCACCGGCGAGCCTCAGCACGGAGCACCGCTTTGCCCTCGATGACCCCGACCCGGCCGCCCACCGGCGCGTCCTGCTCGCCCTCGCCGACGACCTCGGGGTCCGCCTGGCAACGGCCGAACGAACGAACCTGAAACCCCGTCACCCCCTCCTGACCAGCTGA
- a CDS encoding lysyl oxidase family protein yields MALADEEPMTSQHQRKRVKHSALAVFAALAVVAAVAATAPGAGAAQAGTPGMPKLKLIAASSAVTLDRWEGEGEGERGVFLDLGTYVTVDGAPLEFKVKRKSYKDPVVAQQVLRDGTKTTTRALPAGLVKDFSGLPGFLEVSLKNAAGQEVAKTKGSFCPNNASGRIRPDAPATSHYPESCPTNPFTLGSVWGVEKGWASNSSTVDYDKPLDLPVGQYTAKVRVAKKYRDLFGIPDDQPTIKVTVREETGGGGGMGLTARSGHAAHHAGGPAGHHYGPRGADAPTPGALSHALEDRGLAHHLGDGRGHTDGSRIAPALKAADKRPTGRAGVPANAPKPDLRSLPAWDIAITDGEDGDVPGKDYLAFSANVWNAGPAPLVVDGFRSPGKDLMDAYQYFYDANGKQVGYTPTGTMEWDPRIGHEHWHFTDFASYRLLSEDQTKEVRSGKEAFCLANTDAVDYTVKNANWHPYNTDLSTACGEQNSISVREVLDVGSGDTYTQYRPGQSFDITDLPNGTYYIQVIANPEKRLQETNTKNNVALRKVILGGEPGKRTVKVPPHGLIDAR; encoded by the coding sequence ATGGCACTCGCAGACGAGGAACCGATGACCAGTCAGCACCAACGCAAGCGTGTGAAACACTCGGCGCTCGCCGTTTTTGCCGCGCTAGCCGTCGTGGCCGCAGTGGCCGCCACCGCTCCCGGTGCCGGGGCGGCGCAGGCGGGCACGCCCGGCATGCCGAAGCTCAAGCTGATCGCGGCTTCGAGCGCCGTGACGCTGGACCGCTGGGAAGGGGAGGGAGAGGGGGAGCGGGGCGTCTTTTTGGACTTGGGGACGTACGTCACCGTCGACGGTGCGCCGCTGGAGTTCAAGGTCAAGCGTAAGTCGTACAAGGATCCCGTCGTCGCCCAGCAGGTCCTGCGAGACGGCACGAAGACCACGACCAGGGCCCTGCCCGCCGGCCTGGTGAAGGACTTCTCCGGCCTGCCCGGCTTCCTTGAGGTGTCGCTCAAGAATGCGGCCGGCCAGGAAGTGGCCAAGACCAAGGGCTCCTTCTGCCCGAACAACGCCTCCGGCCGCATCCGCCCCGACGCTCCGGCGACGTCCCACTATCCGGAGAGCTGCCCCACCAACCCGTTCACGCTGGGCTCGGTGTGGGGCGTGGAGAAGGGCTGGGCGTCCAACTCCAGCACCGTCGACTACGACAAGCCGCTGGACCTGCCGGTCGGCCAGTACACGGCGAAGGTGCGGGTCGCGAAGAAGTACCGGGACCTGTTCGGCATCCCCGACGACCAGCCGACGATCAAGGTGACGGTGCGTGAGGAGACCGGCGGGGGCGGGGGCATGGGCCTGACGGCCCGCTCCGGCCACGCTGCGCATCACGCCGGCGGCCCGGCGGGCCACCACTACGGCCCCCGGGGCGCCGACGCCCCCACCCCGGGCGCCCTGTCGCACGCGCTCGAAGACCGCGGCCTGGCCCACCACCTGGGCGACGGACGCGGCCACACCGACGGCTCGCGCATCGCGCCCGCGCTGAAGGCCGCCGACAAGCGGCCCACCGGCCGGGCGGGCGTCCCGGCGAACGCGCCCAAGCCGGATCTGCGCTCGCTGCCCGCCTGGGACATCGCCATCACCGACGGCGAGGACGGCGACGTACCCGGCAAGGACTACCTCGCCTTCAGCGCCAACGTCTGGAACGCGGGCCCGGCGCCCCTCGTCGTGGACGGCTTCCGCAGCCCGGGTAAGGACCTGATGGACGCTTACCAGTACTTCTACGACGCGAACGGCAAGCAGGTCGGCTACACCCCCACGGGCACGATGGAATGGGACCCACGTATCGGGCACGAGCACTGGCACTTCACGGACTTCGCCAGCTACCGGCTGCTGAGCGAGGACCAGACCAAGGAGGTCCGCAGCGGCAAGGAGGCGTTCTGCCTGGCCAACACCGATGCCGTCGACTACACGGTCAAGAACGCCAACTGGCACCCGTACAACACGGATCTGTCGACCGCCTGCGGCGAGCAGAACTCCATTTCCGTCCGCGAGGTCCTCGACGTCGGCTCCGGCGACACCTACACCCAGTACCGCCCCGGCCAGTCCTTCGACATCACGGACCTGCCGAACGGCACGTACTACATCCAGGTCATCGCCAACCCGGAAAAGCGCCTGCAGGAAACCAACACGAAGAACAACGTGGCCCTGCGCAAGGTCATCCTCGGCGGCGAGCCGGGCAAGCGGACGGTCAAGGTACCGCCGCACGGCCTGATCGACGCCAGGTGA
- a CDS encoding LysR family transcriptional regulator: MNDLGQDLELRLVRYFTVVAAHQHFGRAAADLHVAQPALSRQIQRLEKYLGTRLLDRTAQGTRLTPAGQTFLPRAQDLLQAARQAELAVREQAETERIAIGYVEDLVITAAVRELRRRCPDAEIATRYLSCRDVGALSDKRVDALIARAPLPFAADDVFTTPLYEEPRMLAVPRSHPLAGRASVTAEELAGEEAAPCAFETADWTSYRILGAGVGPVESYEDKLELVASGEAIAVLPVGDRRSSLRPDLVTVPIEDAPPSQVVLVSRKGDPNPMIRNLRLAAEAVLTAPAP; encoded by the coding sequence GTGAACGATCTCGGACAGGACCTGGAACTGCGGCTCGTGCGCTACTTCACCGTGGTGGCGGCGCACCAGCACTTCGGCCGGGCCGCCGCCGACCTGCACGTAGCCCAGCCGGCGCTGAGCCGCCAGATCCAACGGCTCGAGAAGTATCTCGGCACACGACTCCTGGACCGCACCGCCCAGGGCACCCGGCTCACTCCGGCCGGCCAGACGTTCCTCCCCCGGGCCCAAGACCTGCTGCAGGCCGCCCGCCAGGCTGAGCTGGCCGTGCGTGAACAAGCCGAGACCGAACGAATCGCCATCGGCTACGTCGAAGACCTGGTGATCACTGCCGCCGTACGGGAACTGCGCCGTCGTTGTCCGGACGCCGAGATCGCCACCCGGTACCTGAGCTGCCGCGACGTCGGGGCACTGTCCGACAAGCGCGTCGACGCCCTGATCGCGCGGGCCCCGCTGCCGTTCGCCGCCGACGACGTGTTCACCACCCCGCTGTACGAGGAGCCCCGGATGCTCGCGGTCCCGCGCAGCCATCCCCTGGCCGGCCGCGCGTCGGTGACCGCGGAAGAACTGGCCGGCGAAGAGGCGGCGCCGTGCGCGTTCGAGACCGCAGACTGGACTTCCTACCGGATCCTCGGAGCCGGCGTGGGGCCGGTCGAGAGCTACGAGGACAAGCTCGAACTCGTCGCGAGTGGCGAGGCGATCGCCGTACTACCGGTCGGCGATCGGCGTAGCTCACTGCGTCCCGACCTCGTCACCGTCCCGATCGAGGACGCTCCCCCCAGCCAGGTCGTCCTGGTCAGCCGCAAGGGCGACCCGAATCCGATGATCAGGAATCTGCGGCTGGCTGCCGAGGCCGTCCTGACCGCACCGGCCCCCTGA
- a CDS encoding PQQ-binding-like beta-propeller repeat protein translates to MGWWQCSESLEPEDPRQVGRYRIVARLGVGGMGQVYLARSPGGYAFAVKVVRPDLARDGDFRRRFAREVSAARRVNGAFTAGVVDADPTGSPAWLATVYVPGLSLGEAIAYYGPWPARPVLALGAGLAEALEAIHAAGVVHRDLKPSNILLAADGPKVIDFGISLADEASALTQTGMTIGTPGFMSPEQLTGQLVGPASDVFALGAVLAYTATGTGPFGIGAAHALYYRAVHEPPNLAPLPPELRQVVAACLAKQPGQRPTVTALLGELTTAGGAGREPTAALAQLTGRDWMPGHIARLVREHASIPLPHTPPPARQTPPTAAQPDTTGPSPAPSGPSSLPPAEPPHPAQPASTGTAPESAVHQAHAQTAQRPPTAPSVTRPGGSTPAQQPAHSTQHPPHRHSPSPQTGPPPSEEGPLGGAARTAHSQRFKPGGPGDDEATAQPFTRPVHRSGISRRQALLGLAGTTATALGLATWTLLDDSSGGDAGKLLWKFPAGVVQSSFSPVVANGMVYIGNYDNNLYAVDTRTGQQRWKFSNGVTRDSGVKENVTETGSASSPCLADGLLYFGSWDYNLYAVDASTGKQRWKFLTSRDMDSSPCVVDGVVYIGNYDSNLYAVDADTGELRWKFPTDGGIFSSPVVADGLVYVGSRDKNLYALDADTGELRWKFPTDGWVESSPFRAYGMVYVGSTEDELHAVDTDTGQERWRFPVPQYLFPSSPVAADGAVYVGSNDKNLYALDASTGKQRWKFRTDGMVGSSPAVGNGVVYVGSDDKHLYAVDASTGKQRWKFRTDGTIESSPVVADGVVYFRSDDGNLYAVKT, encoded by the coding sequence GTGGGGTGGTGGCAGTGTTCGGAGTCTTTGGAGCCGGAGGACCCTCGGCAGGTCGGGCGCTACCGGATCGTGGCCCGGCTCGGCGTCGGCGGAATGGGCCAGGTCTACTTGGCGCGCTCGCCTGGCGGGTATGCGTTCGCGGTAAAGGTGGTCCGCCCCGACCTGGCCCGGGACGGCGACTTCCGCCGCCGCTTCGCCCGCGAGGTGAGTGCCGCCCGGCGGGTCAACGGGGCCTTCACCGCTGGCGTGGTCGACGCCGACCCGACCGGCTCCCCGGCCTGGCTGGCCACCGTCTACGTCCCCGGCTTATCGCTGGGCGAAGCAATCGCCTACTACGGCCCCTGGCCCGCCCGGCCGGTGCTGGCGCTCGGCGCCGGACTGGCCGAAGCGTTGGAGGCCATCCATGCCGCCGGGGTCGTCCACCGCGACCTGAAACCCTCCAACATCCTGCTCGCCGCCGACGGTCCGAAGGTGATCGACTTCGGCATCTCCCTCGCTGACGAGGCCAGCGCGCTGACCCAGACCGGCATGACGATCGGCACTCCAGGCTTCATGTCCCCCGAACAGCTCACCGGCCAGCTCGTCGGGCCGGCGAGCGACGTCTTCGCCCTCGGCGCGGTACTGGCCTATACCGCCACCGGCACCGGCCCGTTCGGTATCGGTGCCGCGCATGCCCTGTACTACCGTGCCGTCCACGAACCGCCCAACCTGGCTCCCCTACCGCCCGAACTGCGCCAGGTGGTGGCAGCCTGCCTGGCCAAGCAGCCCGGGCAGCGCCCTACCGTGACCGCCCTGCTTGGTGAGCTGACCACGGCGGGCGGCGCAGGCCGGGAACCAACCGCCGCCCTGGCCCAACTCACCGGGCGCGACTGGATGCCCGGCCACATCGCCCGACTCGTCCGCGAACACGCCTCCATACCTCTGCCCCACACGCCACCCCCGGCGCGACAGACGCCGCCGACAGCAGCCCAGCCCGACACCACTGGCCCGTCTCCCGCACCATCAGGGCCATCCTCTCTGCCGCCCGCCGAGCCGCCTCACCCCGCACAACCCGCGTCCACTGGCACGGCACCAGAATCCGCTGTGCACCAGGCCCACGCCCAAACCGCACAGCGTCCCCCCACCGCCCCGAGCGTCACCCGCCCCGGCGGATCCACCCCAGCCCAACAGCCGGCGCACTCCACGCAGCATCCGCCGCACCGGCACTCCCCCAGCCCTCAGACCGGCCCCCCGCCCTCTGAGGAGGGCCCCTTGGGCGGAGCAGCGAGGACAGCACACTCCCAGCGCTTCAAGCCTGGCGGGCCGGGTGATGACGAGGCCACAGCCCAGCCCTTCACCAGGCCCGTTCACCGATCCGGCATCTCCCGCCGACAGGCCCTGCTCGGCCTTGCCGGCACGACCGCTACAGCACTCGGCCTCGCCACCTGGACGCTGCTCGACGACAGCTCCGGCGGCGATGCCGGCAAGCTGCTCTGGAAGTTCCCCGCCGGTGTTGTCCAGTCTTCCTTTTCACCAGTCGTCGCCAATGGCATGGTCTACATCGGCAACTACGACAACAACCTTTACGCCGTGGACACCAGGACTGGTCAGCAACGCTGGAAGTTCTCCAACGGTGTTACTCGAGACTCTGGCGTCAAGGAAAATGTCACGGAAACGGGCAGCGCCTCTTCACCGTGCCTGGCTGACGGATTGCTCTATTTCGGCAGTTGGGATTACAACCTGTACGCGGTGGACGCCTCCACCGGCAAGCAACGCTGGAAGTTCCTGACCAGTCGGGACATGGATTCGTCGCCCTGCGTGGTCGACGGCGTGGTCTACATCGGCAACTACGACAGCAACCTGTATGCCGTGGACGCCGATACAGGCGAGCTACGCTGGAAGTTCCCGACCGACGGTGGCATATTCTCGTCGCCGGTCGTAGCCGATGGCCTGGTGTACGTCGGCAGCAGGGACAAGAACTTGTACGCCCTGGACGCCGACACAGGCGAGCTGCGCTGGAAGTTCCCGACTGACGGCTGGGTGGAATCATCGCCTTTCAGGGCTTATGGCATGGTGTATGTCGGCAGCACGGAGGACGAATTGCATGCCGTGGACACCGACACAGGACAGGAACGATGGAGGTTCCCAGTCCCCCAGTATCTTTTCCCTTCGTCGCCGGTAGCAGCCGATGGTGCGGTCTATGTCGGCAGCAACGACAAGAACTTGTACGCCCTGGACGCCAGCACGGGCAAGCAACGCTGGAAATTCCGGACCGATGGCATGGTGGGCTCATCGCCGGCCGTGGGTAATGGTGTGGTGTATGTCGGCAGCGACGATAAGCACTTGTACGCCGTCGACGCCAGCACAGGAAAACAACGCTGGAAATTCCGGACCGACGGCACCATAGAATCCTCTCCGGTCGTGGCCGA